TTTCTAGAGTAATGAAAAATATAAAAAAATAAGAAGCAATGCCTACAACTGAACCTTTGTGCCTATACCAATTTATGTTTAATTATGGAATAATCGGAATTGGGCGTGTTTCGCATCGCGAAATTTCTTAGCATGAATTATAAGCATTCTTCATACTGTTTTACTAAGGAGCTAGGAGGAATGAATTTGAAAATGAAACAAGAAAAAGCAAGTAAATTCATGATGTTTTTTGAAAATGCACGCAAACCAGCTGCTATTTTAGACATTAGTGGCGAGATAATCCAATTGAATGATGAATTTAAAGAAAAGTTTGGCATGGAAAAAATAAATAATATTAAAGACTTATCGGATGAAAAGTCGATTTATTTGTGGGACGAAAATTTAGAGCTAACGATAAATGATGGACACACCTCATCCAATCTCCCCATTGTATTAGAGCCGCAGAAAATAGCGGATTCTGTAAGGGTACACCTCATATATTGTGATAATTCAAGACGAATTATTGCGCTTTTCAACGTGCCCGAATTGTTAAGTGAAGAATCAGAGGTAAGTAATTTGAAAATATTTCAGAAGTCTGAAAGTTTATTCATTGCTTTTGATCAAACTGGAATTATTCAAAATGTTAATGAGCATTCGTATAGCTTTCTTGAGCTGTCGGGAAAAATGCTGATTGGGAAAAGCGCTTGTGAGTTTTTCAGTTCGCTAGGTTTTTCGAAAGAACAATCAACAAAATTCATCCGAAAAGTGATTGGCGAAGGGTATGCTGAAACTTTACACGCTTATGAAAAGTCCTCGGGAGAGGTTAGCTATTATCACATCAAGACCTATTATGATGAGTCCGTAGGTATGTTTATTACCCGAATGGCAGATCGCACTGAAAAAGTTATATTGGAGAAACGGTTAGCCCATAAAGAATCACTTTATGAAGTGGGGCAACTTGCGGCGAGCATTGCCCATGAAATTCGTAATCCAATTACAACACTTAAAGGATTTACGCAGCTATTAAGAAATTCGACTGCTGAGGAATCAGAAAAATATTTAACGGTTATTGATGATGAAATTATTCGAATGGAATCTATCTTGAATGAAATGCTCATCTTATCCAAGCCGAGTATTGAAGAAAAAACATTTATTTCTTTGTCCAAGTTGTTATCGACAATGATTAAGCTATTTCAACCGAAGGCTAGAATTGAAGGGATTTCAATCATACAATTTTCGGGTGATTTGGAAGAGGTATTTATTTTTGGGGATGAAGCGAAACTGAAGCAAGTTATGCTAAATCTTATGAAAAATGGGCTTGAAGCGATGAGCCACGGTGGAAAATTAACGATTAGCTTGGAAGCGATTGAAGATAATAAGGTAAATGTTTTAGTGTCGGATACAGGCCAAGGCATGTCGGCTACTCAATTAAAACAAATATTTATGCCTTTCTTTACCACGCGATCCGACGGTACCGGTCTTGGATTGCCTTTTGTCATTAAAACGATTGAGGAACATGGGGGAACTGTTTCTGTTTCAAGCGAGGTTGGGGTAGGGTCCGAATTTATCCTATCTTTCCCTTCAGCCACAATCCATAACTCGCCATCAAAAGAGGCGAAAGCTAAAG
This genomic window from Sporosarcina sp. Marseille-Q4063 contains:
- a CDS encoding ATP-binding protein, giving the protein MKQEKASKFMMFFENARKPAAILDISGEIIQLNDEFKEKFGMEKINNIKDLSDEKSIYLWDENLELTINDGHTSSNLPIVLEPQKIADSVRVHLIYCDNSRRIIALFNVPELLSEESEVSNLKIFQKSESLFIAFDQTGIIQNVNEHSYSFLELSGKMLIGKSACEFFSSLGFSKEQSTKFIRKVIGEGYAETLHAYEKSSGEVSYYHIKTYYDESVGMFITRMADRTEKVILEKRLAHKESLYEVGQLAASIAHEIRNPITTLKGFTQLLRNSTAEESEKYLTVIDDEIIRMESILNEMLILSKPSIEEKTFISLSKLLSTMIKLFQPKARIEGISIIQFSGDLEEVFIFGDEAKLKQVMLNLMKNGLEAMSHGGKLTISLEAIEDNKVNVLVSDTGQGMSATQLKQIFMPFFTTRSDGTGLGLPFVIKTIEEHGGTVSVSSEVGVGSEFILSFPSATIHNSPSKEAKAKALQAGAAR